The DNA region ACAAGGTCGTCGGCAAGACGCTCGTCTTCCGCAAGTTCGCCCTCGAGTCGACCACCGTCTTCTCCGACTACAAGAAGTTCGGCGTCAGCACGAGCGAAGAGGTGACGGGCGCGGTGAAGTGACCGCGCCGGGCATTCTGCGTCAGCCTCCCCCTACGTGCCCGCGACCGTCGACCAAGGTCGACGGCTACGTTCCGCCTTCGCCAAGGCTTCGGCGGACAAGCCGGCGTTCGGCGTTCGGCGTTGAAGACTACGTCCGCCGGTGATCGGCGCGCCAGTGCTGCACGGCGCGCTTGATGGCGTCAGGCTTGAGCGACTCGCCCGCCGCGCGGGCCGTGAGCGCCGCCAACTCCTCGTCGGACGCGAAGCGCAACGCGACGATCTGCTTCACGCCCAGGCCCCTCCACTGCGCCAGCGACGCCGGCGACAGCAAGCGCTCGGCGCGGATCTGCTCCTCGAGCACGATGATCCGGTCCTGCAGCCGCGTGATGTAGAGGCGGCTGATCGAGATCAGGCAGAAGATCGCGCCGAGCAGCCCCAGGGCGGCGGCCTCGTCGCCCCACGCCTCGCCCCGCCGCATGCCGACGAGACCGATGACCGCGACGACCCAGAAGGCCGTGGCCACCAGCGTGTAGACGGGCCGATGGCCGTGATTGGCGTACGTCTGCGTGCTCATGATTGGGTCGGCATGGACGAGTGGTGGAGGGCCACGGGGGCGCGCTTCTTCCGCAACCGCATGTTGAGCAACTCGACGAG from Luteitalea sp. TBR-22 includes:
- a CDS encoding DUF6526 family protein; this translates as MSTQTYANHGHRPVYTLVATAFWVVAVIGLVGMRRGEAWGDEAAALGLLGAIFCLISISRLYITRLQDRIIVLEEQIRAERLLSPASLAQWRGLGVKQIVALRFASDEELAALTARAAGESLKPDAIKRAVQHWRADHRRT